In Lates calcarifer isolate ASB-BC8 unplaced genomic scaffold, TLL_Latcal_v3 _unitig_2006_quiver_642, whole genome shotgun sequence, the following proteins share a genomic window:
- the mapkbp1 gene encoding mitogen-activated protein kinase-binding protein 1 isoform X1, with product MTAEGSGTIRSRIKNLLRSPSIKLRRRSGAARHKEDLGDKVTLEKVLGITAPGNRALACDSRTGLLAYPAGCVVVLLNPRKNKQHHIFNSSRKAITTLAFSPDGKYVVTGESGHMPAVRVWDVSERLQVSELQEHKYGVSCVAFSPNGKYIVSVGYQHDMMVNVWNWKKNVVVAANKVSSKVTAVSFSDDSSYFVTAGNRHVKFWYLDHAKTSKVNATVPLLGRSGLLGELRNNFFSDVACGRGRQASSTFCITSSGLLCEFNDRRLLDKWVELRRVDSASTSQATCLSVTDELIFCGCSDGTVRAFSPLNLHFLCTLPRPHSLGADIASMVDASQLFSCRSEARYPDTVAVTYDPTNRWLSCVYNDHSVYVWDVRDLRDPRRPGKLYSALYHSSCVWSLEVYPAGGGGGGGEVHLPPGSFLSCSSDNTIRLWNIDGHNVLNRNILSHDLQKVIYVDDNIATLLDTESVTIAGGNAEKAGSSGSEGQQTDQSRAGIRTLRVSPDGQHLASGDRMGVLRIHDLDSMEEILNVQAHDSEILCLEFSKPDTGLQLLATASRDRLIHVLDAGREYSLVQTLDEHSSSITAVRFAANEGKVRMISCGADKSVYFRTAQQVEGGLEFTRTHHVVRKTTLYDMDVEPTRKYAAVGCQDRSIRIFNISNGKQKKLYKGSQGEDGTLIKVQIDPSGLYIATSCSDKNISIFDFYSGECVASMFGHSEIVTGLKFSSDCRYLITVSGDSCIFVWRLSPELTIRMRQRLSDLQPPASTHSSQNAPQQRVVTLSREVSSPRVVTMSSDSDKEEEEEEELSCPYMVTAGNLEEEIDEKMNSDLCRDDGKEVSGGRLPRRRWSRRTGGADGVLMVKSMLDLRLLDSYCPDRQEEQGGGQEEMKTHPLDVSPTPCNMRERSHGVEAGLRRTSQELGSTISLQVTSAWVEGNEARTSQRPDFILLSNQSPDREDPVLYPDQWEDRVSLAGSEFQVKEAGPAAAGGRQDKPSPDSGCSLGFSSRLSSPDRPAGDDSEPTEPLSVDGNSSELEIEEEDDEDGGRGAGAGGVSKQVPQTPDQEAFLKEHFVTLADLSASGSPSRASHSSSESLSISSRFLSQNPAGSRAVLPLPSRTSGGGGGGGAGEAKARPLVSEVRPLMEQNQNRTQDRRVSWNQDQIQSQDQTSSLQNQIQNQNNTNLDQAQPSQVRNQIQQGTGQLHSRAEGEEASLALQAHRPSPLKKKAQTALESKRNLGPTARAVASHLNSSCGLRKAQSVHSLLSDTGDPSLSQLTSRPSREIPPQLLLPPQRPTTLPSSPRRPPSSMSLPPQRPSPASPRSPQQETAVTPSAAATPRKSSSSSSTPSAPRSYMSPTASSMAKMSRSVSVGDGLNIEEPAEDPAVTLSSSSAVTTSSQVKETPPPLVAMVPSNTALATPPHATVVPVVAAASSSSGNQAANPSRSLQARVPASSRPLPDKPSLASFTPSSKTAATSSSSTSRPPPVSVSPLTPPQQEEEPQTPAGSGAEQRDDTDQPISVETCRALTNELQSCFKRATHLYRKVSGSSTDDSTPYQRQMAVLLSDAFQAMRAELDSLPLGEPSMLGGEGGLGGVGEVKTAALLEEYSLLLLQAVHRRINTTSS from the exons GTGACCTTGGAGAAGGTTCTGGGTATCACGGCTCCAGGGAACCGAGCGCTGGCCTGCGACTCTCGGACTGGACTGTTGGCGTATCCTGCAGG GTGTGTTGTCGTCCTGCTGAATCCTCGGAAGAACAAACAGCATCACATCTTCAACAGCTCCAG gaaGGCGATCACCACATTAGCGTTTTCTCCAGATGGGAAATATGTGGTTACAGGAGAG AGCGGTCACATGCCGGCAGTCCGGGTCTGGGATGTGTCAGAGCGTCTTCAggtctctgagctgcaggaacATAAATATGGCGTCTCTTGTGTGGCATTTTCTCCAAACGGAAAATACATCGTCAGTGTTGGATATCAACACGACATGATGGTCAATGTTTGGAACTGGAAG aaaaatgtcGTCGTCGCTGCCAATAAAGTTTCTAGTAAAGTGACGGCCGTCTCCTTCTCAGACGACAGCTCCTACTTTGTTACTGCCGGCAACCGCCACGTCAAGTTCTGGTACCTGGATCACGCCAAGACCTCCAAG gtgaaCGCCACCGTCCCTCTGCTGGGGCGTTCAGGGCTGTTGGGAGAACTCAGGAACAACTTCTTCAGTGACGTGGCATGTGGGCGGGGCCGACAGGCATCCTCCACCTTCTGCATCACCTCCTCTGGTCTCCTGTGTGAGTTCAACGACCGACGCCTCCTCGACAAGTGGGTGGAGCTCCGG AGAGTCGACTCTGCCTCA aCGTCTCAGGCCACCTGTCTGTCCGTCACAGATGAGTTGATCTTCTGTGGTTGTTCTGATGGGACAGTTCGAGCTTTCAGCCCCCTCAACCTGCACTTCCTCTGCACTCTGCCCCGCCCACACTCCCTGGGAGCTGACATCGCCAGTATGGTGGACgccag tcAGCTGTTCTCCTGCAGGTCAGAGGCTCGATACCCAGACACAGTGGCGGTGACCTACGACCCCACCAACCGCTGGCTGTCCTGCGTCTACAACGACCACAGTGTTTACGTCTGGGATGTCAGAGACCTCAGAGACCCTCGTAGGCCGGGAAAACTGTACTCAGCCCTCTACCACTCGTCCTGTGTGTGGAGTCTGGAG gtgtacccagcaggaggaggaggaggaggaggtgaggtgCATCTCCCCCCCGGCTCCTTCCTGTCCTGCTCCTCAGACAATACGATCCGACTGTGGAACATTGATGGACACAACGTTCTGAACAGGAACATCCTGAGTCAC gACCTGCAGAAGGTCATTTACGTTGATGATAACATAGCGACGCTCCTGGACACAGAGAGCGTCACCATAGCCGGCGGCAACGCAGAGAAGGCGGGGTCATCGGGCTCAGAGGGGCAGCAGACCGACCAGAGCAGGGCGGGCATTAGGACACTGAGAGTCAGTCCTGATGGACAACACCTGGCTTCTGGAGATCGCATGGGGGTCCTCAG gatCCATGATCTGGACAGTATGGAGGAGATCCTGAACGTTCAGGCTCACGACTCAGAGATCCTCTGCCTCGAGTTCTCCAAACCAGACACCG gtctgCAGTTACTGGCCACAGCCAGTCGGGATCGTCTGATCCACGTCCTGGACGCAGGCAGAGAGTACAGTCTGGTCCAGACTCTGGATGAACACTCATCTTCCATCACAGCCGTCAGGTTTGCCG CCAATGAGGGGAAAGTGAGGATGATCAGCTGTGGAGCCGATAAGAGTGTCTACTTCCGCACTGCTCAGCAG GTGGAGGGGGGGCTGGAGTTCACTCGGACTCATCACGTGGTCAGGAAGACGACTCTGTACGACATGGATGTGGAACCGACCAGGAAGTACGCAGCAGTGGGCTGTCAAGACCGCAGCAtcag gatcTTTAACATCAGTAACGGGAAACAGAAGAAGTTGTATAAAGGTTCTCAGGGAGAGGACGGCACGCTCATCAAG GTGCAGATCGACCCATCAGGTCTCTACATCGCCACCTCCTGTTCAGACAAGAACATCAGCATCTTCGACTTCTACTCTGGAGAGTGTGTGGCCTCCATGTTCGGACACTCAG AGATCGTCACAGGTCTGAAGTTCAGCAGTGACTGCAGATACCTGATCACCGTCTCTGGAGACAG ctgtaTCTTCGTGTGGCGTCTCAGTCCAGAGTTGACCATCAGGATGAGGCAGAGACTCTCTGATCTCCAACCTCCTGCCTCCACTCACAGCTCCCAGAATGCACCTCAGCAGAGAGTGGTGACCCTCAG CAGGGAGGTGTCGTCTCCTCGCGTCGTCACCATGTCATCTGACAGcgacaaagaggaggaggaggaagaggagctcaGCTGTCCTTATATGGTCACAGCAGgaaacctggaggaggagatag ATGAAAAGATGAACTCTGATCTCTGCAGAGACGACGGGAAG GAAGTGTCGGGGGGTCGACTCCCCCGCCGCCGCTGGTCCAGGAGGACGGGCGGCGCTGATGGTGTCCTGATGGTGAAGTCCATGTTGGACCTGAGACTGCTGGACTCGTACTGTcctgacagacaggaggagcaggGCGGGGGGCAGGAGGAG ATGAAGACCCACCCCCTTGATGTTAGCCCCACCCCCTGCAATATGAGGGAGAGGAGTCATGGTGTGGAGGCCGGGCTTCGCAGGACCAGTCAGGAGCTGGGGAGCACCATCAGTCTGCAGGTCACCTCAGCATGG GTGGAGGGCAACGAGGCGAGGACCAGTCAGAGGCCAGACTTCATCCTCCTGTCCAATCAGAGCCCAGACAGGGAGGATCCAGTGCTGTATCCTGACCAATGGGAGGACAGAGTGAGCCTGGCAGGCAG TGAGTTCCAGGTGAAGGAGGCGGGTCCTGCCGCTGCAGGTGGACGACAGGACAAACCCAGTCCAGACAGCGGCTGCTCACTGGGATTCAGCTCCAGACTGTCCAGTCCAGACAGACCTGCAGGAGACG ACTCTGAGCCCACTGAGCCTCTCAGTGTGGACGGAAACTCGTCTGAGCTggagatagaggaggaggatgacgaGGACGGAGGAAGAGGTGCAGGTGCAGGTGGAGTGTCTAAGCAGGTTCCTCAGACTCCGGATCAGGAAGCTTTCCTGAAGGAGCACTTTGTCACCCTGGCTGACCTCTCAGCCTCAG GAAGTCCAAGCAGAGCGTCTCACAGCTCCAGTGAGAGTCTCAGCATCTCCTCCAGGTTTCTGTCCCAGAATCCAGCTGGAAG tcGGGCCGTGTTGCCCCTCCCATCTCGGACcagtgggggaggtgggggaggaggagcaggggaggCGAAGGCCCGTCCGCTGGTCTCTGAGGTCCGACCTCTGATGGAACAGAACCAGAACAGGACCCAAGACAGGAGGGTCTCATGGAACCAGGACCAAATCCAGAGTCAGGACCAGACCTCGTCACTTCAGAACCAGATCCAGAACCAGAACAACACCAACCTGGACCAAGCTCAGCCTTCTCAGGTCAGGAACCAGATCCAGCAAGGCACAGGTCAGCTCCATAGCCGGGCTGAGGGCGAGGAGGCCTCCTTGGCTCTGCAGGCCCACCGGCCCTCTCCTCTGAAGAAGAAAGCTCAAACAGCTTTGGAGTCCAAGAGGAACCTGGGCCCGACGGCCCGGGCTGTTGCCTCCCATCTGAACTCCTCCTGTGGACTCCGGAAGGCTCAGTCAGTCCACAGCCTGCTGAGTGACACAG gtgacccctctctctcccagttGACCTCTCGTCCGTCCAGAGAGATCCCCCCTCAGCTACTCCTCCCCCCTCAGCGTCCCACCacccttccctcctcccccagACGTCCCCCCTCATCCATGTCTCTGCCCCCTCAAAGACCCAGCCCCGCCTCCCCCAGGTCCCCCCAGCAGGAAACAGCGGTCACTCCGTCTGCTGCCGCCACACCAAGGAAGTCTTCATCCTCGTCCTCGACTCCGTCAGCACCACGCTCCTACATGAGTCCCACCGCCAGCTCCATGGCCAAGATGTCCCGCTCCGTCTCCGTGGGCGATGGCCTCAACATCGAAGAACCCGCCGAGGATCCCGCAGTGACATTGTCGTCGTCGTCAGCGGTAACCACCTCCTCTCAGGTCAAAGAGACTCCACCTCCTCTGGTTGCCATGGTACCCTCCAACACAGCTCTGGCCACGCCTCCCCACGCCACCGTCGTCCCTGTTGTCGCCGCTGCCTCCTCGTCTTCTGGTAACCAGGCAGCCAACCCCTCTCGCAGTCTCCAGGCTCGGGTTCCCGCCAGCAGCAGACCACTCCCTGACAAACCCTCCCTCGCCTCCTTCACGCCATCATCCAAGACCGCCGCCACCTCTTCGTCTTCCACGTCTCGGCCTCCTCCGgtctctgtctcccccctgACTCCCCCccaacaggaggaggagcctCAGACTCCTGCAGGAAGCGGTGCAGAGCAGAGGGATGACACAG ACCAGCCAATCAGTGTGGAGACCTGCAGAGCTCTGACCAatgagctgcagagctgctttaAGAGAGCCACACACCTGTACAGGAAG GTGAGCGGCTCCTCCACCGATGACTCCACCCCTTACCAGCGGCAGATGGCTGTCCTCCTATCAGACGCCTTCCAGGCCATGAGGGCGGAGCTAGACTCCCTGCCGCTCGGAGAGCCGAGCATgctgggaggagagggaggtttGGGAGGAGTGGGGGAGGTGAAGACGGCGGCTTTGCTGGAGGAGTactccctgctcctcctgcaggcTGTCCACCGGAGGATcaacaccacctcctcctga
- the mapkbp1 gene encoding mitogen-activated protein kinase-binding protein 1 isoform X2 — MTAEGSGTIRSRIKNLLRSPSIKLRRRSGAARHKEDLGDKVTLEKVLGITAPGNRALACDSRTGLLAYPAGCVVVLLNPRKNKQHHIFNSSRKAITTLAFSPDGKYVVTGESGHMPAVRVWDVSERLQVSELQEHKYGVSCVAFSPNGKYIVSVGYQHDMMVNVWNWKKNVVVAANKVSSKVTAVSFSDDSSYFVTAGNRHVKFWYLDHAKTSKVNATVPLLGRSGLLGELRNNFFSDVACGRGRQASSTFCITSSGLLCEFNDRRLLDKWVELRTSQATCLSVTDELIFCGCSDGTVRAFSPLNLHFLCTLPRPHSLGADIASMVDASQLFSCRSEARYPDTVAVTYDPTNRWLSCVYNDHSVYVWDVRDLRDPRRPGKLYSALYHSSCVWSLEVYPAGGGGGGGEVHLPPGSFLSCSSDNTIRLWNIDGHNVLNRNILSHDLQKVIYVDDNIATLLDTESVTIAGGNAEKAGSSGSEGQQTDQSRAGIRTLRVSPDGQHLASGDRMGVLRIHDLDSMEEILNVQAHDSEILCLEFSKPDTGLQLLATASRDRLIHVLDAGREYSLVQTLDEHSSSITAVRFAANEGKVRMISCGADKSVYFRTAQQVEGGLEFTRTHHVVRKTTLYDMDVEPTRKYAAVGCQDRSIRIFNISNGKQKKLYKGSQGEDGTLIKVQIDPSGLYIATSCSDKNISIFDFYSGECVASMFGHSEIVTGLKFSSDCRYLITVSGDSCIFVWRLSPELTIRMRQRLSDLQPPASTHSSQNAPQQRVVTLSREVSSPRVVTMSSDSDKEEEEEEELSCPYMVTAGNLEEEIDEKMNSDLCRDDGKEVSGGRLPRRRWSRRTGGADGVLMVKSMLDLRLLDSYCPDRQEEQGGGQEEMKTHPLDVSPTPCNMRERSHGVEAGLRRTSQELGSTISLQVTSAWVEGNEARTSQRPDFILLSNQSPDREDPVLYPDQWEDRVSLAGSEFQVKEAGPAAAGGRQDKPSPDSGCSLGFSSRLSSPDRPAGDDSEPTEPLSVDGNSSELEIEEEDDEDGGRGAGAGGVSKQVPQTPDQEAFLKEHFVTLADLSASGSPSRASHSSSESLSISSRFLSQNPAGSRAVLPLPSRTSGGGGGGGAGEAKARPLVSEVRPLMEQNQNRTQDRRVSWNQDQIQSQDQTSSLQNQIQNQNNTNLDQAQPSQVRNQIQQGTGQLHSRAEGEEASLALQAHRPSPLKKKAQTALESKRNLGPTARAVASHLNSSCGLRKAQSVHSLLSDTGDPSLSQLTSRPSREIPPQLLLPPQRPTTLPSSPRRPPSSMSLPPQRPSPASPRSPQQETAVTPSAAATPRKSSSSSSTPSAPRSYMSPTASSMAKMSRSVSVGDGLNIEEPAEDPAVTLSSSSAVTTSSQVKETPPPLVAMVPSNTALATPPHATVVPVVAAASSSSGNQAANPSRSLQARVPASSRPLPDKPSLASFTPSSKTAATSSSSTSRPPPVSVSPLTPPQQEEEPQTPAGSGAEQRDDTDQPISVETCRALTNELQSCFKRATHLYRKVSGSSTDDSTPYQRQMAVLLSDAFQAMRAELDSLPLGEPSMLGGEGGLGGVGEVKTAALLEEYSLLLLQAVHRRINTTSS, encoded by the exons GTGACCTTGGAGAAGGTTCTGGGTATCACGGCTCCAGGGAACCGAGCGCTGGCCTGCGACTCTCGGACTGGACTGTTGGCGTATCCTGCAGG GTGTGTTGTCGTCCTGCTGAATCCTCGGAAGAACAAACAGCATCACATCTTCAACAGCTCCAG gaaGGCGATCACCACATTAGCGTTTTCTCCAGATGGGAAATATGTGGTTACAGGAGAG AGCGGTCACATGCCGGCAGTCCGGGTCTGGGATGTGTCAGAGCGTCTTCAggtctctgagctgcaggaacATAAATATGGCGTCTCTTGTGTGGCATTTTCTCCAAACGGAAAATACATCGTCAGTGTTGGATATCAACACGACATGATGGTCAATGTTTGGAACTGGAAG aaaaatgtcGTCGTCGCTGCCAATAAAGTTTCTAGTAAAGTGACGGCCGTCTCCTTCTCAGACGACAGCTCCTACTTTGTTACTGCCGGCAACCGCCACGTCAAGTTCTGGTACCTGGATCACGCCAAGACCTCCAAG gtgaaCGCCACCGTCCCTCTGCTGGGGCGTTCAGGGCTGTTGGGAGAACTCAGGAACAACTTCTTCAGTGACGTGGCATGTGGGCGGGGCCGACAGGCATCCTCCACCTTCTGCATCACCTCCTCTGGTCTCCTGTGTGAGTTCAACGACCGACGCCTCCTCGACAAGTGGGTGGAGCTCCGG aCGTCTCAGGCCACCTGTCTGTCCGTCACAGATGAGTTGATCTTCTGTGGTTGTTCTGATGGGACAGTTCGAGCTTTCAGCCCCCTCAACCTGCACTTCCTCTGCACTCTGCCCCGCCCACACTCCCTGGGAGCTGACATCGCCAGTATGGTGGACgccag tcAGCTGTTCTCCTGCAGGTCAGAGGCTCGATACCCAGACACAGTGGCGGTGACCTACGACCCCACCAACCGCTGGCTGTCCTGCGTCTACAACGACCACAGTGTTTACGTCTGGGATGTCAGAGACCTCAGAGACCCTCGTAGGCCGGGAAAACTGTACTCAGCCCTCTACCACTCGTCCTGTGTGTGGAGTCTGGAG gtgtacccagcaggaggaggaggaggaggaggtgaggtgCATCTCCCCCCCGGCTCCTTCCTGTCCTGCTCCTCAGACAATACGATCCGACTGTGGAACATTGATGGACACAACGTTCTGAACAGGAACATCCTGAGTCAC gACCTGCAGAAGGTCATTTACGTTGATGATAACATAGCGACGCTCCTGGACACAGAGAGCGTCACCATAGCCGGCGGCAACGCAGAGAAGGCGGGGTCATCGGGCTCAGAGGGGCAGCAGACCGACCAGAGCAGGGCGGGCATTAGGACACTGAGAGTCAGTCCTGATGGACAACACCTGGCTTCTGGAGATCGCATGGGGGTCCTCAG gatCCATGATCTGGACAGTATGGAGGAGATCCTGAACGTTCAGGCTCACGACTCAGAGATCCTCTGCCTCGAGTTCTCCAAACCAGACACCG gtctgCAGTTACTGGCCACAGCCAGTCGGGATCGTCTGATCCACGTCCTGGACGCAGGCAGAGAGTACAGTCTGGTCCAGACTCTGGATGAACACTCATCTTCCATCACAGCCGTCAGGTTTGCCG CCAATGAGGGGAAAGTGAGGATGATCAGCTGTGGAGCCGATAAGAGTGTCTACTTCCGCACTGCTCAGCAG GTGGAGGGGGGGCTGGAGTTCACTCGGACTCATCACGTGGTCAGGAAGACGACTCTGTACGACATGGATGTGGAACCGACCAGGAAGTACGCAGCAGTGGGCTGTCAAGACCGCAGCAtcag gatcTTTAACATCAGTAACGGGAAACAGAAGAAGTTGTATAAAGGTTCTCAGGGAGAGGACGGCACGCTCATCAAG GTGCAGATCGACCCATCAGGTCTCTACATCGCCACCTCCTGTTCAGACAAGAACATCAGCATCTTCGACTTCTACTCTGGAGAGTGTGTGGCCTCCATGTTCGGACACTCAG AGATCGTCACAGGTCTGAAGTTCAGCAGTGACTGCAGATACCTGATCACCGTCTCTGGAGACAG ctgtaTCTTCGTGTGGCGTCTCAGTCCAGAGTTGACCATCAGGATGAGGCAGAGACTCTCTGATCTCCAACCTCCTGCCTCCACTCACAGCTCCCAGAATGCACCTCAGCAGAGAGTGGTGACCCTCAG CAGGGAGGTGTCGTCTCCTCGCGTCGTCACCATGTCATCTGACAGcgacaaagaggaggaggaggaagaggagctcaGCTGTCCTTATATGGTCACAGCAGgaaacctggaggaggagatag ATGAAAAGATGAACTCTGATCTCTGCAGAGACGACGGGAAG GAAGTGTCGGGGGGTCGACTCCCCCGCCGCCGCTGGTCCAGGAGGACGGGCGGCGCTGATGGTGTCCTGATGGTGAAGTCCATGTTGGACCTGAGACTGCTGGACTCGTACTGTcctgacagacaggaggagcaggGCGGGGGGCAGGAGGAG ATGAAGACCCACCCCCTTGATGTTAGCCCCACCCCCTGCAATATGAGGGAGAGGAGTCATGGTGTGGAGGCCGGGCTTCGCAGGACCAGTCAGGAGCTGGGGAGCACCATCAGTCTGCAGGTCACCTCAGCATGG GTGGAGGGCAACGAGGCGAGGACCAGTCAGAGGCCAGACTTCATCCTCCTGTCCAATCAGAGCCCAGACAGGGAGGATCCAGTGCTGTATCCTGACCAATGGGAGGACAGAGTGAGCCTGGCAGGCAG TGAGTTCCAGGTGAAGGAGGCGGGTCCTGCCGCTGCAGGTGGACGACAGGACAAACCCAGTCCAGACAGCGGCTGCTCACTGGGATTCAGCTCCAGACTGTCCAGTCCAGACAGACCTGCAGGAGACG ACTCTGAGCCCACTGAGCCTCTCAGTGTGGACGGAAACTCGTCTGAGCTggagatagaggaggaggatgacgaGGACGGAGGAAGAGGTGCAGGTGCAGGTGGAGTGTCTAAGCAGGTTCCTCAGACTCCGGATCAGGAAGCTTTCCTGAAGGAGCACTTTGTCACCCTGGCTGACCTCTCAGCCTCAG GAAGTCCAAGCAGAGCGTCTCACAGCTCCAGTGAGAGTCTCAGCATCTCCTCCAGGTTTCTGTCCCAGAATCCAGCTGGAAG tcGGGCCGTGTTGCCCCTCCCATCTCGGACcagtgggggaggtgggggaggaggagcaggggaggCGAAGGCCCGTCCGCTGGTCTCTGAGGTCCGACCTCTGATGGAACAGAACCAGAACAGGACCCAAGACAGGAGGGTCTCATGGAACCAGGACCAAATCCAGAGTCAGGACCAGACCTCGTCACTTCAGAACCAGATCCAGAACCAGAACAACACCAACCTGGACCAAGCTCAGCCTTCTCAGGTCAGGAACCAGATCCAGCAAGGCACAGGTCAGCTCCATAGCCGGGCTGAGGGCGAGGAGGCCTCCTTGGCTCTGCAGGCCCACCGGCCCTCTCCTCTGAAGAAGAAAGCTCAAACAGCTTTGGAGTCCAAGAGGAACCTGGGCCCGACGGCCCGGGCTGTTGCCTCCCATCTGAACTCCTCCTGTGGACTCCGGAAGGCTCAGTCAGTCCACAGCCTGCTGAGTGACACAG gtgacccctctctctcccagttGACCTCTCGTCCGTCCAGAGAGATCCCCCCTCAGCTACTCCTCCCCCCTCAGCGTCCCACCacccttccctcctcccccagACGTCCCCCCTCATCCATGTCTCTGCCCCCTCAAAGACCCAGCCCCGCCTCCCCCAGGTCCCCCCAGCAGGAAACAGCGGTCACTCCGTCTGCTGCCGCCACACCAAGGAAGTCTTCATCCTCGTCCTCGACTCCGTCAGCACCACGCTCCTACATGAGTCCCACCGCCAGCTCCATGGCCAAGATGTCCCGCTCCGTCTCCGTGGGCGATGGCCTCAACATCGAAGAACCCGCCGAGGATCCCGCAGTGACATTGTCGTCGTCGTCAGCGGTAACCACCTCCTCTCAGGTCAAAGAGACTCCACCTCCTCTGGTTGCCATGGTACCCTCCAACACAGCTCTGGCCACGCCTCCCCACGCCACCGTCGTCCCTGTTGTCGCCGCTGCCTCCTCGTCTTCTGGTAACCAGGCAGCCAACCCCTCTCGCAGTCTCCAGGCTCGGGTTCCCGCCAGCAGCAGACCACTCCCTGACAAACCCTCCCTCGCCTCCTTCACGCCATCATCCAAGACCGCCGCCACCTCTTCGTCTTCCACGTCTCGGCCTCCTCCGgtctctgtctcccccctgACTCCCCCccaacaggaggaggagcctCAGACTCCTGCAGGAAGCGGTGCAGAGCAGAGGGATGACACAG ACCAGCCAATCAGTGTGGAGACCTGCAGAGCTCTGACCAatgagctgcagagctgctttaAGAGAGCCACACACCTGTACAGGAAG GTGAGCGGCTCCTCCACCGATGACTCCACCCCTTACCAGCGGCAGATGGCTGTCCTCCTATCAGACGCCTTCCAGGCCATGAGGGCGGAGCTAGACTCCCTGCCGCTCGGAGAGCCGAGCATgctgggaggagagggaggtttGGGAGGAGTGGGGGAGGTGAAGACGGCGGCTTTGCTGGAGGAGTactccctgctcctcctgcaggcTGTCCACCGGAGGATcaacaccacctcctcctga